Proteins encoded in a region of the Ancylobacter sp. SL191 genome:
- the dapF gene encoding diaminopimelate epimerase: MPALDNRPFVKMNGLGNEIVVLDLRDAPVAVPPQEARAIARPDVVPFDQIMALYPPKTEGTSAFVRIINADGSESGACGNGTRCIALYEAGRTGADHLVFESVAGPLDCRVSGETVTVDMGVPRFGWHDIPLAGPVDDTRAIELQAGPHEAPVLRGPSVANVGNPHAIFWVDDVDAVDLSSYGPELEHHPIFPERANISLAQLVGPDHIRLKVWERGVGLTRACGTAACATAVAAARNGMTGRRVTITLPGGDLVIDWRDDDHMLMTGPAEFEFEGRLTAAMLGATAG, encoded by the coding sequence ATGCCCGCGCTCGACAACCGCCCCTTCGTGAAGATGAACGGCCTCGGCAACGAGATCGTGGTGCTGGACCTGCGCGACGCGCCGGTCGCGGTGCCGCCGCAAGAAGCGCGCGCCATCGCCCGGCCCGACGTGGTGCCGTTCGACCAGATCATGGCGCTCTACCCGCCGAAGACCGAGGGCACGAGCGCCTTCGTGCGCATCATCAATGCGGACGGCTCGGAATCCGGCGCCTGCGGCAATGGCACGCGCTGCATCGCGCTCTATGAGGCCGGCCGCACCGGCGCGGACCATCTGGTCTTCGAGAGCGTCGCCGGCCCGCTCGACTGCCGCGTGAGCGGGGAGACGGTGACCGTTGACATGGGCGTGCCGCGCTTCGGCTGGCACGACATCCCGCTCGCCGGCCCGGTGGACGACACCCGCGCCATCGAGCTTCAGGCTGGCCCACATGAGGCGCCGGTGCTGCGCGGCCCGTCCGTCGCCAATGTCGGCAACCCGCACGCCATCTTCTGGGTCGATGACGTCGACGCTGTCGACCTCAGCTCTTACGGCCCGGAGCTGGAACATCACCCGATCTTCCCCGAACGCGCCAATATCTCGCTGGCGCAGCTGGTCGGGCCCGACCATATCCGGCTGAAGGTCTGGGAGCGCGGTGTCGGCCTCACCCGCGCCTGCGGCACCGCCGCCTGCGCCACCGCCGTCGCCGCCGCCCGCAACGGCATGACCGGCCGGCGCGTCACCATCACGCTCCCCGGTGGCGATCTCGTCATCGACTGGCGCGATGACGACCACATGCTGATGACCGGCCCGGCCGAATTCGAGTTCGAGGGCCGTCTCACCGCCGCCATGCTGGGCGCGACCGCCGGGTGA
- a CDS encoding GyrI-like domain-containing protein, producing MTFSPLSARARPCWLVSTLAVLLVLILASAPLAPLQAQSPAPPANGGTDSAPLDDDDMVAPPVIDPKSVETQAVAPEDDPLKRPDGFGDLAELKPVPVLMKAAKSGWDDAFASIVATLRQVDAEMTRLGLKPHGAPFVIYTATGEESFDYEVAVPFDGATTEKPGNGVVFSASPAGKALRFTHRGPYDAMDPTYEQIANLLDAKDLEAQDLYVEEYRSDPRTTSPDDLVIDIWVPLK from the coding sequence ATGACGTTCTCGCCTCTGTCCGCCCGCGCCCGGCCGTGCTGGCTCGTCTCGACGCTGGCGGTGCTACTGGTGCTCATTCTGGCCTCGGCGCCGCTCGCACCGCTGCAGGCGCAGAGCCCCGCGCCGCCAGCGAACGGCGGGACCGACAGCGCGCCGCTCGACGATGACGACATGGTCGCCCCGCCGGTGATCGATCCCAAATCGGTGGAGACGCAGGCCGTCGCCCCGGAGGACGATCCGCTGAAGCGGCCCGACGGCTTCGGCGACCTCGCCGAGCTCAAGCCCGTGCCGGTGCTGATGAAGGCGGCCAAGAGCGGCTGGGACGACGCCTTCGCCAGCATTGTCGCGACGCTCAGGCAGGTCGACGCGGAAATGACCCGGCTCGGCCTCAAGCCCCATGGCGCGCCCTTCGTCATCTACACCGCGACGGGCGAGGAGAGCTTCGACTATGAGGTCGCCGTTCCCTTTGACGGGGCGACGACGGAAAAGCCCGGCAATGGCGTGGTGTTCTCCGCCTCGCCCGCCGGCAAGGCGCTGCGCTTCACCCATCGCGGACCCTATGACGCCATGGACCCGACCTATGAGCAGATCGCCAACCTGCTCGACGCCAAGGATCTGGAAGCGCAGGATCTCTATGTCGAGGAATACCGCTCCGACCCCCGCACAACGTCGCCGGACGATCTGGTGAT